The DNA segment TGCGGGTCATAGTTCTTGACGACGATGTCCTCGTAGGTGTAGTCGAAGATCGAATCCCGCGGCGCGAGAACGAGTTCCGGATAGGGCCGCGGGTCGCGGCGGAGCTGTTCGGTGACCTGCTCGACGTGGTTGTCGTAGATGTGGCAGTCGCCGCCGGTCCACACGAACTCGCCGACGCCGAGACCGGCCTGCGCGGCCATCATGTGTGTCAGCAGTGCATAGCTCGCGATGTTGAACGGCACGCCGAGGAACAGGTCCGCACTGCGCTGGTAGAGCTGGCACGACAACCGGCCCTCGGCGACGTAGAACTGGAAGAACGCGTGGCAGGGCGGCAGCGCCATCTGCGGGATCTCCCCCACGTTCCAGGCCGAGACGATGTTGCGCCGCGAATCCGGATCGCGCTTGAGCAGGTCCAGGGCGGCGCTGATCTGGTCGACGTGCCCGCCGGACGGGGTCGGCCAGGACCGCCACTGCACGCCGTAGACGGGGCCGAGGTCACCGGTGTCGTCGGCCCATTCATCCCAGATGCTGACGCCGTGCTCCCGGAGCCAGCGCACGTTGGAGTCTCCGCGCAGGAACCACAGGAGCTCGTAGACCACCGACTTCAGATGGACCTTCTTGGTGGTGATCAGAGGGAAACCGGCGCTCAGGTCGTAGCGCATCTGGTGGCCGAACAGACTGCGGGTGCCGGTCCCGGTGCGGTCCGCCTTGGGAGTGCCGCTCTCGAGCACCAGACGCAACAGGTCTTCGTACGGCGTGGGGATCGGCCCGGAGATCGGCACGTCGGCCAGCTTACTTCCAGATGCCCGAGTACAACGGATGGCATGCCGAGTATCACCGCGACCGTCACCACGCCGGACGGCGAGTGCCCCGTCACCCTTCACACGCCCAACGGGCCGGGTCCGTGGTCCGGTGTGGTGATGTACCCCGACGCCGGCGGCGTGCGTCCCACCTTTCACGAGATGGCCGATCGGTTGGCCGCATTCGGCCACGCCGTGCTGCTGCCCGATGTGTACTACCGCAGCGGCGACTGGCAGCCGTTCGACATGGGCACCGTGTTCAGCGACCCGTCCGAACGGCAACGCCTCTACGGGATGATCGGTTCGGTGACCCCGGAGGCGATGGCCACCGATGCCGCGGCGTTCTTCGACTTCCTCGCGGGGCGGCCGGAGGTCCGCGGCGACCGCTTCGGCGTGTGCGGTTACTGCATGGGCGGGCGTACGTCGGTGATCGTGGCCGGCCTGCTGCCCGACCGCGTCGCCGCGGCCGGCTCGATCCACGGCGGCGGCCTGGTCACCGATGATCCGTCGAGCCCGCACCTGTTGGCCCACAGGATGACCGCGACGGTGTACGTGGCGGGCGCGAAGAACGACCGGTCGTTCACCACCGATCAGGCCGAGACGCTGGACAAGGCGCTCACCGCCGCGGGCGTGCAGCACACCATCGAGAGCTACCCCGCCGAACACGGTTTCGCGGTTCCGGACAACGCTCCCTATGACGAGGAGGCCGCGCAGCGGCACTGGATCGCGCTGCAGGAGTTGTTCGCGAGCACGCTACCCAGCTAGGCATCGCGGGGGCGGCGCGCCCGGCCCAGCGCCCGCAGCACACCCCGCGCCGCGTAGATGCCGGCGACGACGGTCACCAGGATCAGCACGATGAACATCACCAGCCAGTTGGTGCGGCTGTGGCTGACGTTCCACCACACGATCGTGAAGAGCACGGCGCAGACGAACACCACGATGTCGCGCCAGTTGCCCTCGTAGGACGTGGCGGCCATTCGCAGTTCACGACTGCGTTCGGTGGTCGTGATCAGGTCGGCGATGCGCTGGTCGATGCTGCGCTTGAGCCGCTCACGCAGTTCGGTCTGGTCGGCCGGAATTCGCTCGAGCAGATCCATGTCCTTGGCGATCAGGCCGCGGAAGTCGGGACCCCGCAGGTTCCCCGCGGCGATGCCGAGTAGCGCGCCACCGGCGATGGGAGCAGCTCCCAGGGCGATCTCGGCGAAACCCGGCATGTGTTCATCCCTTCAGTCCGTCAACGTTCAGTTCATCAGCGTGGCCGCCAGCGTGCCGCCCAGTTCGTAGGCGCGCTCGCGGACTGCGGCACTCATTGTGCCGGTGACCTCGAGCACGTCGGCCGCCTTCTCCAGGCCCAAACCCGTCGCGAGCTTTTCTACCGCGTTCACCGCGCCCACGGTGTCGTTGTTGCCGTGCACCCACAGCCCGTAGGGGCGGCCGGCGACGTGATCGAGGCTCGGGTAGTAGACGGTGTCGAAGAAGTGCTTGAGCGCACCGGACATGTATCCGAAGTTGGCGGTGGTGCCGAACAGGTAGCCGTCCGCGGCGAGCATGTCCGGCAGGGTGGCCGCCAGCGCCGGCTTGGCGACGACGTCCACGCCTTCGATGTCCGGATCGCGGGCGCCAGACAGCACCGCCTCCAGCAGTTCCCGGGTGGCGGGCGACGGCGTGTGGTGAACGATCAGCAGGGTGGCGCTCACGCCGACTCTTCGAGCTCGACGGCCTTGCGCGTCGCGGCGCGGGCGCGGCTGCGGTCACCGGCGTAGTCGCTCGTCCCCGGCCGATTCGTCACGGAGTCAATTGTGGCCTACGCCCACACCGTCCCCACCACCGTGCGCATTGTCATTGGTACGCGACCGAGACTCCATACGCGGCTTGACTCGCCGTGAACCCCTCGTACTCGAGTTGTTCGACGAGCCCCTGGGGTGAGAAGGCCGAAATGCTGAGGTACTCCTGCGCCTTCTTCACCGCCTGTTCGTTCCAATCGACGGTGATGCTGTCGACCGCGAATGTCGCGTCCGCCGTTGAGAAACCTTCGTACTCCAGTTGGCTGATCAGACCCTCGCGCGAGAAGGCGGAAATGCTGAGGTACTCCTCCGCCTTGCGGACTGCATTCTGTTGGCTCGCCGGCGACATGGGCATGTGCATATCGACGCTGTGTTGCGGTCCGCTCATGGTGGGGCTGAACGCCCGAGGCGCAGCAGACGCGGTCGGAGCCACCCCGATGACAATTGCGCCGAGGGTGGCTGCGACGACGAGTGAACGAGGCATGAGACCTCCTGTGGTTTAGCTGCCTAGTTAATGTCTATCGCTGGGAGATCCGCCATCGTTACGTGCGTAAGGGGCCTTACGGACAGTGAGGCCACCTATGAATTCTGGTTTGCTGTCAGCGGCCTTGCCCGGAGGGTTCGGAAGCCTGCGGCATGCCGGAGGAGTTTGCGGCGGTGAGAGCAGCTAGCCGTTCGCCTAGCCGGCCAGCAGGGATCACGCCGACTCTTCCAGCTCCACGGCCCTGCGCATGGCGGCGCGGGCCCGGCCCCGGTCCCCGGCGTAGTCGTAGGCCCTGGCAAGGCGGTACCAGCGAAGCCAGTTGTCCGGTTCCTCGTTGAGCTCGTCGCGCACGACGTCGAACAGCGCGTCGGCGGCGTCGCGTTCGATGCGGCCGGACGGACGGCGCGGCAGATCGCTCACGTCGAGGTCCATGTTCTGTTCACGCGCCAGCCGCGCCAGCCGCTGATGCGCCAGGCCGGCCTGCACGGTGCTGACCATGACCCACACCCCGATCAACGGCAGCGCGAGGAGAGCGACGCCCAGACCGATGGCGGCCGGCTCGCCGGTTCTGAT comes from the Mycolicibacterium litorale genome and includes:
- a CDS encoding dienelactone hydrolase family protein; this encodes MPSITATVTTPDGECPVTLHTPNGPGPWSGVVMYPDAGGVRPTFHEMADRLAAFGHAVLLPDVYYRSGDWQPFDMGTVFSDPSERQRLYGMIGSVTPEAMATDAAAFFDFLAGRPEVRGDRFGVCGYCMGGRTSVIVAGLLPDRVAAAGSIHGGGLVTDDPSSPHLLAHRMTATVYVAGAKNDRSFTTDQAETLDKALTAAGVQHTIESYPAEHGFAVPDNAPYDEEAAQRHWIALQELFASTLPS
- a CDS encoding flavodoxin family protein, which encodes MSATLLIVHHTPSPATRELLEAVLSGARDPDIEGVDVVAKPALAATLPDMLAADGYLFGTTANFGYMSGALKHFFDTVYYPSLDHVAGRPYGLWVHGNNDTVGAVNAVEKLATGLGLEKAADVLEVTGTMSAAVRERAYELGGTLAATLMN
- a CDS encoding Ltp family lipoprotein is translated as MPRSLVVAATLGAIVIGVAPTASAAPRAFSPTMSGPQHSVDMHMPMSPASQQNAVRKAEEYLSISAFSREGLISQLEYEGFSTADATFAVDSITVDWNEQAVKKAQEYLSISAFSPQGLVEQLEYEGFTASQAAYGVSVAYQ
- a CDS encoding thymidylate synthase, yielding MSGPIPTPYEDLLRLVLESGTPKADRTGTGTRSLFGHQMRYDLSAGFPLITTKKVHLKSVVYELLWFLRGDSNVRWLREHGVSIWDEWADDTGDLGPVYGVQWRSWPTPSGGHVDQISAALDLLKRDPDSRRNIVSAWNVGEIPQMALPPCHAFFQFYVAEGRLSCQLYQRSADLFLGVPFNIASYALLTHMMAAQAGLGVGEFVWTGGDCHIYDNHVEQVTEQLRRDPRPYPELVLAPRDSIFDYTYEDIVVKNYDPHPAIKAPVAV